In Fusarium oxysporum f. sp. lycopersici 4287 chromosome 4, whole genome shotgun sequence, a genomic segment contains:
- a CDS encoding mannosyl-oligosaccharide glucosidase has protein sequence MVKIAHWVSAATLALGVSAADDASSVLTTEIGRQNNQSLFWGPYKSNLYFGVRPRTPDGLWTGLMWGKVDNYHDIQNGFRYTCEQGEDMHGYGWDEYDARIGGVQSIHDKGNNIDLTTTFVKIPGGNHGGSWAARIRGELRDGAPKNTRTMLFYYIAQDGDGELAVEGEGTKYGFKDDVTLKGSSKALGDYKLLITKGTGEHPSTDHKFLEDRHGDTTIVSSTEVPADLTWQGKPVVFKQLQDAVSPVQQNADQADPPPPWQVYRIAHAPGKGNVHIVEKTFEGRFEFDVIFSSESGGKEFTSEEVTEQIEKTSEIFNERFTNTFKLKEPFTQEKYKKFGKSMLSNLIGGIGYFHGHQLIDRSYAPEYEEQNDGFWEEAAQAKARTQPELEGPYELFTSVPSRPFFPRGFLWDEGFHLIPIADWDIDLTLEIVKSWYNTMDEDGWIAREQILGHEARSKVPPEFQVQFPHYANPPTLFLIIEGFMERLRASNGTKSEAKERILGADPLQTAHLDNIELGENYLRKLYPLLRQQYDWFRKTQRGDIKNYDREAYSTKEAYRWRGRTETHILTSGLDDYPRPQPPSPGELHVDLMSWVGLMTKSLMNIADALGMAEDVNEYRKNLDGIEHNLNDLHWSDEDGCYCDATIDDYEEHALVCHKGYISLFPFLVGLMKADDPKLGKILDLVGDEEHLWSPHGIRSLSKKDEFYATGENYWRSPVWMPINYLALSQLQVGFPPDVPLAK, from the exons ATGGTGAAAATTGCCCATTGGGTGTCGGCGGCGACACTCGCTCTGGGCGTCTCAGCCGCAGACGATGCATCTTCTGTGCTGACGACAGAAATCGGCCGTCAAAACAACCAGAGCCTCTTTTGGGGACCCTACAAGTCCAATCTGTACTTTGGCGTGCGACCACGAACACCAGATGGTCTATGGACAGGGCTCATGTGGGGGAAGGTTGACAACTACCATGATATTCAGAATG GTTTCAGATATACCTGCGAGCAGGGAGAAGATATGCATGGCTACGGATGGGATGAGTATGATGCCCGCATAGGCGGTGTGCAGTCAATTCACGACAAGGGCAACAACATCGACCTGACGACTACTTTTGTGAAGATCCCCGGTGGAAATCATGGTGGCAGCTGGGCTGCCCGAATCAGGGGCGAGCTGCGAGACGGTGCGCCCAAAAACACCAGGACTATGCTATTCTATTATATCGCCCaggatggtgatggcgaACTTGCTGTTGAAGGTGAGGGTACCAAGTATGGTTTCAAAGACGACGTTACTCTTAAGGGCAGTTCAAAGGCGCTAGGAGACtacaagcttctcatcacaAAGGGTACCGGAGAGCACCCTTCAACAGATCACAAGTTTCTGGAAGATCGACATGGCGACACAACCATCGTCTCGAGTACTGAGGTCCCAGCCGACCTTACCTGGCAGGGCAAGCCCGTTGTCTTCAAGCAACTTCAAGATGCCGTTTCGCCCGTGCAGCAGAATGCTGACCAGGCGGACCCGCCTCCACCGTGGCAGGTGTACCGTATTGCCCATGCGCCTGGAAAAGGCAACGTCCATATAGTCGAGAAGACCTTCGAGGGACGGTTCGAGTTCGATGTCATCTTTTCATCCGAATCTGGAGGCAAGGAGTTTACTTCTGAGGAGGTTACTGAACAGATCGAGAAGACTTCAGAAATCTTCAACGAGCGTTTCACCAACACCTTCAAGCTCAAAGAGCCTTTCACACAGGAGAAGTACAAGAAATTCGGCAAGAGCATGCTGTCAAACCTTATTGGCGGCATAGGGTACTTCCATGGTCACCAGCTAATTGATCGATCGTATGCGCCTGAGTATGAGGAGCAGAACGACGGGTTCTGGGAGGAGGCCGCGCAAGCCAAGGCACGCACACAGCCAGAACTCGAAGGCCCCTATGAGCTTTTCACCAGTGTTCCTTCTCGCCCTTTCTTCCCCCGCGGCTTCCTGTGGGATGAAGGATTTCACCTGATTCCCATTGCCGACTGGGATATTGACCTCACACTTGAGATTGTCAAGAGCTGGTACAACACTATGGACGAAGATGGCTGGATCGCGCGCGAACAGATTCTAGGTCACGAGGCCCGGAGTAAGGTCCCCCCTGAGTTTCAAGTGCAATTTCCGCATTATGCCAACCCCCCTACCCTCTTCCTTATCATTGAGGGCTTCATGGAGCGTCTTCGCGCATCAAACGGAACCAAGAGCGAGGCAAAGGAACGCATTCTGGGGGCCGACCCTCTGCAAACCGCTCACCTCGACAATATTGAGCTCGGCGAGAACTATCTTCGAAAGTTGTACCCCCTGTTGAGACAACAATATGACTGGTTCCGCAAAACTCAGCGAGGTGACATAAAGAATTATGACCGTGAGGCATACTCAACCAAGGAAGCATACAGATGGAGGGGCCGTACTGAGACTCACATCCTCACCAGTGGCCTGGACGACTATCCTCGACCCCAGCCCCCTTCGCCGGGCGAGCTGCACGTCGATCTCATGTCCTGGGTTGGGCTGATGACAAAGTCGTTGATGAACATCGCAGACGCCCTCGGCATGGCCGAAGATGTGAATGAGTATAGGAAGAACTTGGACGGCATCGAGCACAACCTCAATGATCTCCACTGGTCTGATGAGGACGGTTGCTATTGCGACGCAACGATCGATGATTACGAGGAACACGCGCTCGTATGCCACAAGGGCTACATTTCCCTGTTCCCTTTCCTGGTCGGCCTGATGAAGGCTGACGACCCCAAGCTGGGCAAGATTCTTGATCTGGTCGGTGACGAGGAGCACCTCTGGAGCCCCCACGGCATTCGTAGCTTGAGTAAAAAGGATGAGTTCTACGCCACGGGCGAGAACTACTGGCGCAGCCCGGTGTGGATGCCTATCAACTACCTGGCTTTGTCTCAACTACAGGTAGGGTTTCCCCCAGATGTCCCCTTGGCGAAGTAG
- a CDS encoding mannosyl-oligosaccharide glucosidase, with product MVKIAHWVSAATLALGVSAADDASSVLTTEIGRQNNQSLFWGPYKSNLYFGVRPRTPDGLWTGLMWGKVDNYHDIQNGFRYTCEQGEDMHGYGWDEYDARIGGVQSIHDKGNNIDLTTTFVKIPGGNHGGSWAARIRGELRDGAPKNTRTMLFYYIAQDGDGELAVEGEGTKYGFKDDVTLKGSSKALGDYKLLITKGTGEHPSTDHKFLEDRHGDTTIVSSTEVPADLTWQGKPVVFKQLQDAVSPVQQNADQADPPPPWQVYRIAHAPGKGNVHIVEKTFEGRFEFDVIFSSESGGKEFTSEEVTEQIEKTSEIFNERFTNTFKLKEPFTQEKYKKFGKSMLSNLIGGIGYFHGHQLIDRSYAPEYEEQNDGFWEEAAQAKARTQPELEGPYELFTSVPSRPFFPRGFLWDEGFHLIPIADWDIDLTLEIVKSWYNTMDEDGWIAREQILGHEARSKVPPEFQVQFPHYANPPTLFLIIEGFMERLRASNGTKSEAKERILGADPLQTAHLDNIELGENYLRKLYPLLRQQYDWFRKTQRGDIKNYDREAYSTKEAYRWRGRTETHILTSGLDDYPRPQPPSPGELHVDLMSWVGLMTKSLMNIADALGMAEDVNEYRKNLDGIEHNLNDLHWSDEDGCYCDATIDDYEEHALVCHKGYISLFPFLVGLMKADDPKLGKILDLVGDEEHLWSPHGIRSLSKKDEFYATGENYWRSPVWMPINYLALSQLQNVASQEGPYRGKAKDLFTRLRKNLVDTVYKSWEETGFAWEQYNPDTGAGQRTQHFTGWTSLVVKIMAMEDPSQEAHAKDEL from the exons ATGGTGAAAATTGCCCATTGGGTGTCGGCGGCGACACTCGCTCTGGGCGTCTCAGCCGCAGACGATGCATCTTCTGTGCTGACGACAGAAATCGGCCGTCAAAACAACCAGAGCCTCTTTTGGGGACCCTACAAGTCCAATCTGTACTTTGGCGTGCGACCACGAACACCAGATGGTCTATGGACAGGGCTCATGTGGGGGAAGGTTGACAACTACCATGATATTCAGAATG GTTTCAGATATACCTGCGAGCAGGGAGAAGATATGCATGGCTACGGATGGGATGAGTATGATGCCCGCATAGGCGGTGTGCAGTCAATTCACGACAAGGGCAACAACATCGACCTGACGACTACTTTTGTGAAGATCCCCGGTGGAAATCATGGTGGCAGCTGGGCTGCCCGAATCAGGGGCGAGCTGCGAGACGGTGCGCCCAAAAACACCAGGACTATGCTATTCTATTATATCGCCCaggatggtgatggcgaACTTGCTGTTGAAGGTGAGGGTACCAAGTATGGTTTCAAAGACGACGTTACTCTTAAGGGCAGTTCAAAGGCGCTAGGAGACtacaagcttctcatcacaAAGGGTACCGGAGAGCACCCTTCAACAGATCACAAGTTTCTGGAAGATCGACATGGCGACACAACCATCGTCTCGAGTACTGAGGTCCCAGCCGACCTTACCTGGCAGGGCAAGCCCGTTGTCTTCAAGCAACTTCAAGATGCCGTTTCGCCCGTGCAGCAGAATGCTGACCAGGCGGACCCGCCTCCACCGTGGCAGGTGTACCGTATTGCCCATGCGCCTGGAAAAGGCAACGTCCATATAGTCGAGAAGACCTTCGAGGGACGGTTCGAGTTCGATGTCATCTTTTCATCCGAATCTGGAGGCAAGGAGTTTACTTCTGAGGAGGTTACTGAACAGATCGAGAAGACTTCAGAAATCTTCAACGAGCGTTTCACCAACACCTTCAAGCTCAAAGAGCCTTTCACACAGGAGAAGTACAAGAAATTCGGCAAGAGCATGCTGTCAAACCTTATTGGCGGCATAGGGTACTTCCATGGTCACCAGCTAATTGATCGATCGTATGCGCCTGAGTATGAGGAGCAGAACGACGGGTTCTGGGAGGAGGCCGCGCAAGCCAAGGCACGCACACAGCCAGAACTCGAAGGCCCCTATGAGCTTTTCACCAGTGTTCCTTCTCGCCCTTTCTTCCCCCGCGGCTTCCTGTGGGATGAAGGATTTCACCTGATTCCCATTGCCGACTGGGATATTGACCTCACACTTGAGATTGTCAAGAGCTGGTACAACACTATGGACGAAGATGGCTGGATCGCGCGCGAACAGATTCTAGGTCACGAGGCCCGGAGTAAGGTCCCCCCTGAGTTTCAAGTGCAATTTCCGCATTATGCCAACCCCCCTACCCTCTTCCTTATCATTGAGGGCTTCATGGAGCGTCTTCGCGCATCAAACGGAACCAAGAGCGAGGCAAAGGAACGCATTCTGGGGGCCGACCCTCTGCAAACCGCTCACCTCGACAATATTGAGCTCGGCGAGAACTATCTTCGAAAGTTGTACCCCCTGTTGAGACAACAATATGACTGGTTCCGCAAAACTCAGCGAGGTGACATAAAGAATTATGACCGTGAGGCATACTCAACCAAGGAAGCATACAGATGGAGGGGCCGTACTGAGACTCACATCCTCACCAGTGGCCTGGACGACTATCCTCGACCCCAGCCCCCTTCGCCGGGCGAGCTGCACGTCGATCTCATGTCCTGGGTTGGGCTGATGACAAAGTCGTTGATGAACATCGCAGACGCCCTCGGCATGGCCGAAGATGTGAATGAGTATAGGAAGAACTTGGACGGCATCGAGCACAACCTCAATGATCTCCACTGGTCTGATGAGGACGGTTGCTATTGCGACGCAACGATCGATGATTACGAGGAACACGCGCTCGTATGCCACAAGGGCTACATTTCCCTGTTCCCTTTCCTGGTCGGCCTGATGAAGGCTGACGACCCCAAGCTGGGCAAGATTCTTGATCTGGTCGGTGACGAGGAGCACCTCTGGAGCCCCCACGGCATTCGTAGCTTGAGTAAAAAGGATGAGTTCTACGCCACGGGCGAGAACTACTGGCGCAGCCCGGTGTGGATGCCTATCAACTACCTGGCTTTGTCTCAACTACAG AACGTTGCTTCGCAGGAAGGCCCCTACAGGGGAAAAGCGAAAGATCTGTTCACACGTCTCCGTAAGAACCTTGTTGACACCGTGTACAAGAGCTGGGAAGAAACAGGCTTCGCCTGGGAGCAGTACAATCCCGACACGGGTGCCGGCCAGCGAACACAGCACTTCACTGGATGGACCAGTCTTgttgtcaagatcatggcTATGGAAGATCCTAGTCAGGAGGCTCATGCCAAGGACGAGCTGTGA
- a CDS encoding tRNA modification GTPase TrmE, which translates to MESTSGFSLVYVSNQENSANTQLSLPNTASIVFALRKPEQVKIRTSLNISLSLISPMLRRSLLRRLNCKANRSRVFLSPFYISKCNDQLFTQPLRYSIASVSKPYSYQSWHTQNPEFVSGLPIIDDTIYALSTAQGRAGIAVIRISGPSCLEIYEALCPSKPLPKPRYAKVRSLYDPQHANNEQIVLDSEALVLYFPSPKTVTGDDVLELHVHGGSATVKAVLAAIPKCSATHRIRYAEPGEFTKRAFFNDRLDLAQIESLSDTLAAETEQQRRAAVRGNSGVLGRQYETWREQLLLARGEIEALIDFSEDQHFDESQAELLQNVTAQVARMLHSIELHEQGSQRSELLRNGIRIALLGPPNVGKSSLMNLIVGREASIVSGEAGTTRDIVEASLDIRGYLCSFADTAGFRSKGSRVINGADSGAIGAVEEEGIRRAKQRALDSDLVIVLASVEDGQNGPFVQYDQETLDLAAGAEDCVVVVNKQDAVGKEEFEKLVQDFRKIVRIRAPKLAAAEFVSVSCKEAQAGTWESKDPGGIQAVITKLVASFEKMTSMPVDLQDLLGVTERQRQLLIKCRRHLEDFMMEAAPEEGLDADAVLAAEYLRYAANCLARITGRDEFGDVEDVLGVIFEKFCVGK; encoded by the exons ATGGAATCAACCTCAGGTTTCTCTCTTGTTTATGTCTCCAACCAGGAAAACTCAGCCAATACTCAATTGTCACTCCCGAATACAGCGTCTATCGTCTTCGCTCTAAGAAAACCAGAGCAAGTAAAAATTAGAACAAGTTTGAACATCTCACTGTCACTCATTTCGCCGATGCTGAGACGCAGTCTCCTAAGGAGACTCAATTGCAAAGCGAATCGCTCTCGAGTCTTCTTATCCCCATTCTATATTAGCAAGTGCAACGACCAACTCTTTACACAACCTTTGCGGTATTCTATTGCCTCGGTATCAAAGCCATATTCATATCAGTCGTGGCATACTCAAAACCCTGAATTTGTATCCGGACTACCAATCATAGACGACACCATCTATGCTCTATCAACGGCGCAGGGTCGGGCCGGTATTGCGGTAATTCGCATTTCTGGCCCATCATGTCTTGAG ATTTATGAGGCACTTTGCCCATCAAAACCATTACCAAAACCAAGATATGCAAAAGTACGGTCCCTATATGACCCGCAGCATGCCAATAATGAGCAGATAGTGCTGGACTCAgaagctcttgttctttACTTTCCTAGCCCAAAGACTGTAACTGGTGACGATGTCTTGGAGTTGCACGTTCATGGAGGATCAGCCACTGTAAAAGCTGTGTTAGCAGCCATTCCGAAATGTTCCGCTACACATCGTATTCGATACGCAGAGCCTGGCGAGTTTACGAAGCGCGCCTTTTTCAACGACCGCCTGGATCTTGCTCAAATTGAATCCCTGAGTGACACCCTGGCAGCTGAAACGGAACAGCAACGTCGTGCAGCTGTGCGAGGCAATTCAGGTGTTCTTGGACGACAATACGAGACATGGAGAGAGCAGCTCTTGTTGGCTCGTGGTGAGATCGAAGCATTGATCGACTTTTCCGAAGACCAGCACTTTGACGAATCCCAGGCTGAATTGTTACAGAATGTGACTGCGCAGGTTGCTAGGATGCTACACAGCATTGAGCTGCATGAGCAGGGAAGTCAAAGGAGCGAGCTTTTGAGGAATGGAATTCGTATAGCGCTGTTAGGGCCACCCAATGTTGGTAAGAGCTCGCTTATGAACCTGATCGTTGGGCGCGAGGCATCTATTGTGTCCGGCGAAGCAGGCACAACGCGAGATATCGTCGAGGCGAGCTTAGACATTCGCGGCTATTTATGTTCATTTGCAGATACGGCAGGATTTCGATCCAAAGGTTCCCGGGTGATCAACGGGGCTGATAGTGGCGCAATTGGGGccgtggaagaagaaggtatACGGCGAGCAAAGCAACGAGCTCTGGACTCTGACCTTGTTATAGTCCTAGCATCCGTGGAGGATGGTCAGAATGGACCATTTGTGCAATACGACCAAGAAACGCTCGATCTCGCTGCAGGGGCGGAGGActgtgttgttgttgtcaatAAACAAGATGCAGTTGGTAAAGAGGAATTTGAGAAGCTGGTTCAAGATTTCAGAAAAATCGTTCGAATTCGAGCCCCCAAGCTAGCGGCGGCGGAGTTCGTGTCCGTATCGTGTAAGGAGGCTCAGGCAGGGACATGGGAAAGCAAGGATCCTGGCGGTATCCAGGCTGTGATCACCAAGCTCGTGGCATCCTTTGAGAAGATGACATCCATGCCTGTCGATCTTCAGGACCTGCTAGGCGTTACAGAGCGTCAGCGCCAGCTCCTTATCAAGTGTCGTCGACACTTGGAGGACTTCATGATGGAGGCTGCCCCTGAAGAGGGCTTGGATGCTGATGCCGTCCTCGCGGCCGAGTATCTAAGGTATGCTGCGAATTGCCTTGCACGGATCACAGGGCGGGATGAgtttggagatgttgaggatgtaCTGGGTGTTATCTTTGAAAA ATTCTGTGTGGGGAAATAA
- a CDS encoding phosphoserine aminotransferase, with product MPSRSEITYFGAGPALLPTDVLEKAAQALIDYEHTGLGIAEHSHRSELATNIINEAKADLASYIDIPEDYEVLFMQGGGSGEFSATMYNLVGAWVTKKKAQIVANLKAPEDDPRVEQELRNAVEKELKTDYIVTGGWSQKASEEAKRLLGPEHVNIVADARQINNGKYGKIPEESTWNLSKEAALVYYCDNETVDGVEFPAFPQSLTPGPDGEGPIVVADMSSNILSRRIPVRNFSVIFFGAQKNLGCTGVTVVIIKKSLLPPKTPQPPPALLRRLGLPIPPIIFSYETIAKNNSLYNTLSIFDVYIAGQVLKKSLSTYNKVEGQEAVSAKKAELIYGALDAHPDVYRVVPDKSVRSRMNICFRVTKNGDTDGTEKAFLKEATAQGLTGLKGHRSVGGIRASSYNSISLEGAEKLAKFIETFATS from the exons ATGCCTTCCAGATCTGAGATCACATATTTCGGCGCAGGCCCTGCTTTGCTGCCCACAGACGTCCTTGAGAAGGCCGCCCAGGCCCTCATTGACTATGAGCATACCGGATTGG GTATTGCTGAGCACAGCCATCGTTCAGAGCTGGCTacaaacatcatcaacgagGCTAAGGCTGATCTTGCCTCTTACATTGACATTCCCGAGGACTATGAGGTTCTTTTCATGCAGGGTGGTGGAAGTGGAGAGTTCTCCGCTACCATGTACAACCTTGTCGGTGCATGGGtgacaaagaagaaggcccagaTTGTTGCCAACCTCAAGGCTCCGGAGGATGACCCTCGTGTGGAGCAGGAGCTCAGAAATGCAGTCgagaaggagctcaagacTGACTACATTGTTACTGGTGGTTGGTCTCAGAAGGCTTCTGAAGAAGCCAAACGACTGCTTGGTCCTGAGCATGTCAACATTGTCGCTGACGCCCGCCAGATTAACAATGGCAAGTATGGCAAGATTCCTGAGGAGAGCACCTGGAACCTCTCCAAGGAAGCTGCTTTGGTGTATTATTGCGATAACGAGACCGTCGATGGTGTAGAATTTCCTGCTTTCCCTCAGTCCCTGACCCCTGGACCTGACGGCGAGGGCCCTATTGTTGTGGCCGATATGTCCTCCAACATCCTGTCGAGGAGAATCCCTGTCCGAAACTTCTCagtcatcttcttcggcgcCCAGAAGAACCTCGGCTGCACTGGTGTCACCGTTGTGATTATCAAGAAGagccttcttcctcccaagacacctcaacctcctcccGCACTTCTTCGACGACTTGGACTTCCTATCCCTCCTATCATCTTCTCTTACGAGACTatcgccaagaacaacagTCTCTACAACACCCTTAGCATCTTCGA TGTCTATATCGCTGGCCAAGTTCTCAAGAAGTCACTCAGCACCTATAACAAGGTTGAGGGACAGGAGGCCGTGTccgccaagaaggccgagcTTATCTATGGTGCTCTTGACGCCCACCCTGATGTGTACAGAGTTGTCCCTGACAAGTCTGTTCGTTCAAGGATGAACATCTGCTTCCGCGTTACCAAGAATGGCGACACTGATGGCACAGAGAAGGCTTTCCTTAAGGAGGCCACTGCACAGGGTCTCACCGGCCTCAAGGGTCACCGAAGCGTGGGTGGTATTCGTGCCAGCAGCTACAATTCCATTTCCTTGGAGGGCGCCGAAAAGCTTGCCAAGTTCATTGAGACGTTTGCTACCTCTTAG